TGTCCATTTCGATGTTCCCAAAGGAGAGTCCGTAAGTCGCACGAGTAATGAATTCGGCGACGATGGATCGCTTGTCTTCTGGAACCAAGTTCGGACTCGTACAAAATACAGTCACTCTTTCGGTGTCTTCGTTCGCTCTAATGGCGATCTTGAAAGATGCATTATCTCCTTTAACCGAGCAAACAATCAGGTCCTTTCCTTCGACCTTCTCAAAGTGCCATTCATCGCTTGTAAGGTATGTCTGCGCAATGTCGATCAATTTTCCCATAACCGTTGTCTTTCTACTGGTTTAATGTTGGTCTTTTTTACTTATCTGAGGTGAACGAAACGTGAAAGTTCCTAACTACCGCCCTTCGGGGTCATTCCGACAGATCGTCTTTAGCACGTCAAGACAAAAGTGAAAAATTGTTTTTTGGCTTTCGTCGGGTGCATTTTGGGGAGATTTGGATTGATCAGGCAAACTTACACGGATGTGACTTCGTAAGTGATTGATATGCAATCGTTTGGCGCGACAGAAAAGGGTGTGGCCGGTCATTATCCACTAAATTCAACGAGCGACTGGATTGTGCCCGAATGCTGCGGGGGACTTGGGGTTGTGTGCCAATCAAGACACCAGATGCCAGTTTTCCGCAATACGGAGATGTCTCCGGTCTGCACAGCAACGTTAATGAGAATAATTTGCATTAACCCGGAAGGGGGGCGTAGCGGGGATCACCCGCTGAGATGGGAGCCGCTACAAGGTAGCAGCGCGGGAAGAGCCTTCTTCCCGGCCAAAAGTGGGTAAGGTGTATTCAAATAATCGCGCCTGTATTTTGGACTGTCTCCGCCCGCATCTGCTTTTCCCAAATCAAACTGGACAGGTTTTTGTATTCACGAAACCTAGTGGTATTTTGGGCACCGCACTGTTCGATCCATGAAACGCATTGGCTAAGGGGGCCCTGCCCCAGTCCCCGTGGCCAGGTGCCACGCCACAAGCGCGGCAGCACATGGGAGTGCGGTATCATCATGCCCGCGCCGGGCGGGCCGATCAAGGCGAGGGGCTCCGGTGGCCAGAGGGGAGCGGGCGGTCTCGATCCTGCCCGCAGGTGCGTGGCAAAAACGTGACCGATCACTGGCTCCCGATCACTCCCCCCGTGTCACCGGAGTAATCGGATGGAGGCACAAACCTCAACCGGAAGAATGCCCGATCTGGTGGCGAGGGTCCGTCTGGAATGGATACCGTCACGCGTTCGAAACCTGGCATGGCATCCGGCACCGCTTCTTCGGGCACCGGCACGGATTCCCACGTTTCCAGGTCGGAGGATTTGTAAGCCCAATAGTCCGACTGCGTCAAAGCGACCCGGCGGCGGAAGTTGAGTTCGCTCCGCCTTGTGCCGTCCGCCAATTTAACCCGGCGCAATTCCGGTTGGTAAGGGGCCGGGTCCGGGCTTGTGGGTGAAAGGCCAAAGGCGTATTCGAGAAGCAATGAAATTCCATCGCCGTCCGGGTCTTCCGACGGGTTGGGGGTGTTCACCGGAAAGTTCCTGGCGAGCCACGCACCGAGTTCTTCGTGATCCGCCAGCCAGCCCCGCGCCGCCCATGCACGATGCAGGTTCGCTGTGGTCGAATCGGGTAGCAGTCCGTCAAAAGTGACATCCGCAGTCGAATAGGCCCGCAAGCGGTTTCCCACGACGGTCGGCAAGAGTGACCGTGGCGATTTTGAGCCGAACAGCCAACTGGATAGATCCGCGTGGTCCTCCCAGTTATAAAGTGTGGGGCCATTGGCGCTTTCGACCCAAGCGAACCAGTGGTCGAGGCGGGGCTTATCCTTGGATGTGAATAGGCTTGAGTCCGACCAAGGCCACGGGGCTTGATAGAGTCCCTTTGCCATTTGGGATTGCTCAGTGGCCGCAGTGAACCATAGCCAGGCGGAGAACCGGTTGTCGTAGGGGCCGAAGGTGAGGAACTTGGGATAACGGCCCAGCAAATCTTGAAGCGTCGGGGATCCGTCGCACAGCCACCCGAAGAAGTCGCAGGCTGGGAGGGACCCGTCCAACGACGCGAGGTAATCAAGTGCGCCGCGCAAGGTCATGATCATGGCGGCGATGTTCCGTCGGTCATGGGCATCCGTCTCGTAGCCGGCGGCACTTCCGTGGCCGCGTGGATAGACCGGTAACGTGTAATGGCTGAAGTCGGCGGCGGGCTCCGTGATGGAAATCAGGCGCTGGAGCGCAGTGGAGAGGTGGGGCCAAGCCTCGGCGCCGAAGTCAGCCAGAAAATCCTCGAACGAGAGCCCATTCGGGATTTCGCCATTCGCCCCTGCGGCTGCTGATGGCACAAAAACCACCGGCAACAAATCCGAAGTATTCGCAACCAACCTCGAAGCGACGATCCTGCCAGAGGGCGTCTTGGCGGCGAGGCGCAGTTCCAGTAACGCCGCTGCCAAATGGGCACGCGGATCGGCAGGGGCAATCGCAAGCGCCTGATTCACCAGCGCGAGGGCTTGTTCATCGCGTCCTACTCCGGGCGTGGCCAGGAGCGCT
Above is a window of bacterium DNA encoding:
- a CDS encoding YbjN domain-containing protein, translating into MGKLIDIAQTYLTSDEWHFEKVEGKDLIVCSVKGDNASFKIAIRANEDTERVTVFCTSPNLVPEDKRSIVAEFITRATYGLSFGNIEMDMSDGEVRAKSAVDIEGGVLTPKMVGSLISCSVNLMDKYYPGLMAILFSNITAFDAIQQVEKK